Proteins encoded by one window of Glycine soja cultivar W05 chromosome 15, ASM419377v2, whole genome shotgun sequence:
- the LOC114386329 gene encoding uncharacterized protein LOC114386329 — translation MAARGGQCFEKLRRFVRTVFFVAALVASLLVTSLPVLVAVMDVLVPCVLISNFTCVKCYGFKEHLRRYAFKSSLTDIPLVSVIRSFIIICVYSICDSPALSHGPYLGTVTLSSFVSIVLLSVKACVFTVNSQIEAEATVSSTRQRLHLKKSWGMPVLFLSSVAFALGHIVVAYRTSCRARRKLMFHRVDPEAVLLCKSVFTGYQKVPRSPVPSEGRTPKSDSEMKRRPFGAARDEELPIRVLADSESLFIPCQGLTLHYKLSLPGSPPLNMSSAFCSTSSMAGGLPKLNRQLTFISPKVHRQLYRSYSNQFHGSSLYAPLLDGPVTSPHLVEEIPVLHLDEIPEDDETYKSELEQNLEDIGQVGIVLIHGFGGGVFSWRHVMTPLARQSNCTVAAFDRPGWGLTSRLSREDWEKKELPNPYKLESQVDLLLSFCSEIGLSSVVLIGHDDGGLLALMAAQRVQTSMNSFNVTVKGVVLLNVSLSREVVPSFARILLHTSLGKKHLVRPLLRTEITHVVNRRSWYDATKLTTEVLTLYKAPLYVEGWDEALHEIGKLSSETILSAKNADLLLQAVKDIPMLVIAGAEDSLVSMKYCQAMASKFVNSRLVAISGCGHLPHEECPKALLEAISPFINDKLFFSVYNSQSQ, via the exons GTCGCTGCCGGTGCTGGTCGCCGTCATGGACGTGCTCGTCCCCTGCGTTTTGATTTCGAACTTCACGTGCGTCAAGTGCTACGGCTTCAAGGAGCATTTGCGTCGTTACGCTTTCAAGAGCTCCTTGACGGATATTCCTCTCGTCTCGGTCATCAGATCCTTCATCATAATCT GTGTTTATTCCATTTGTGATAGCCCGGCTCTATCACATGGTCCTTACCTTGGAACTGTGACTCTGTCTTCCTTTGTTTCAATTGTTCTCCTTTCAGTCAAAGCTTGTGTTTTCACTGTAAACTCCCAGATTGAAGCAGAAGCTACGGTTTCCTCTACAAGGCAGAGACTCCATTTAAAGAAGTCATGGGGAATGCCTGTCTTGTTCCTCTCGTCAGTTGCGTTTGCTCTTGGCCATATTGTGGTTGCTTATAGAACCAGCTGCAGAGCAAGGAGGAAACTCATGTTTCATCGAGTTGACCCTGAAGCG GTCCTTTTATGCAAAAGTGTTTTTACTGGCTATCAGAAGGTCCCTCGGTCTCCTGTTCCCTCTGAAGGGAGAACCCCAAAAAGTGACAGTGAAATGAAACGGAGGCCTTTTGGAGCAGCTCGTGATGAAGAACTGCCAATCAGAGTACTTGCAGACTCGGAGAGCTTATTCATCCCATGCCAAGGTCTTACTCTCCATTACAAGCTCAGCCTGCCTGGTTCCCCTCCACTTAACATGTCCTCCGCATTTTGCTCCACTTCATCAATGGCTGGGGGGTTGCCAAAATTAAATAGACAATTGACTTTTATATCTCCAAAAGTCCATCGGCAACTCTACAGGAGCTATAGCAATCAATTCCATGGGTCATCTTTATACGCTCCTCTTTTAGATGGTCCAGTAACTTCTCCCCATCTTGTGGAAGAAATCCCTGTTTTGCATCTAGATGAAATTCCTGAAGATGATGAAACATATAAATCAGAGTTGGAGCAAAATTTAGAGGACATTGGCCAAGTAGGTATTGTTTTAATACACGGGTTTGGTGGAGGCGTCTTCTCTTGGCGACATGTAATGACACCTCTAGCTCGGCAGAGTAATTGCACAGTTGCTGCATTTGATAGGCCTGGTTGGGGATTGACTTCAAGACTGAGTCGGGAGGACTGGGAGAAAAAAGAACTGCCTAATCCTTATAAACTCGAAAGTCAG GTTGATCTGCTTTTGTCTTTCTGTTCTGAGATTGGACTTTCTTCAGTTGTGCTAATTGGTCATGATGATGGAGGGTTGCTTGCTCTGATGGCTGCACAGAGAGTTCAAACATCAATGAATTCTTTCAAT GTTACAGTGAAAGGGGTTGTATTGTTAAATGTGAGCTTGTCAAGGGAAGTAGTTCCTTCCTTTGCTAGAATCCTTCTGCATACTTCACTTGGAAAGAAACATTTGGTTCGTCCACTACTAAGAACAGAAATCACCCATGTGGTGAATCGGCGCTCGTGGTATGACGCTACCAAACTGACAACAGAAGTTTTGACTCTATATAAG gCTCCACTATATGTAGAAGGATGGGATGAAGCACTTCATGAGATTGGTAAATTGTCATCGGAAACTATCCTTTCTGCAAAAAATGCAGACTTATTGCTACAAGCTGTAAAAGACATTCCAATGTTGGTCATAGCTGGTGCTGAAGATTCACTTGTCTCGATGAAATATTGTCAAGCAATGGCCTCCAAATTTGTAAACTCT AGACTGGTTGCAATATCCGGATGTGGCCATCTACCCCACGAGGAGTGTCCAAAGGCGTTGCTTGAGGCTATATCACCCTTCATTAATGATAAACTCTTCTTCTCTGTATATAACTCGCAAAGCCAATAA
- the LOC114386586 gene encoding uncharacterized protein LOC114386586, with product MDSNGDESLAFILELSHISPSQEQILATAPFVGAEQDTAASASHDIDMLSLPDSVPEDVFHTPPEESSLPSSSSDNHCVVNYAVVDVDDVNAGTDLVKDSELGFSDVHMEEVNGEDMGNLETLVGDVSIRVSESAEVSKSSDVAAESRGKKSKQGKNKSAVSGEQKKTVKEAGPGLRRVLPPSIAASTSMTETGNGRSGNGRGGEKRKAFDVFAVLKAFSELESTVEENNDHHLTLLDVARARGVTFPRPRWWPEGDNFDPPPPQ from the coding sequence ATGGATTCCAACGGTGATGAGTCCTTGGCCTTCATTTTGGAGTTGTCTCACATATCTCCATCCCAAGAACAAATCTTGGCCACTGCTCCATTTGTCGGAGCAGAACAGGACACCGCCGCCTCCGCCTCCCATGACATTGACATGCTGTCGTTGCCGGACTCCGTCCCCGAAGACGTATTCCACACGCCACCGGAGGAGTCCTCGCttccctcctcctcctccgaCAACCATTGCGTCGTTAATTACGCCGTCGTCGACGTGGATGATGTGAATGCTGGGACCGATTTGGTGAAGGATTCTGAGTTAGGGTTTTCGGATGTTCACATGGAAGAGGTTAACGGAGAGGACATGGGAAATTTAGAAACCCTTGTTGGGGATGTGAGCATTAGGGTGTCTGAATCTGCTGAGGTAAGCAAGTCAAGTGATGTGGCTGCGGAATCGCGGGGGAAGAAGAGTAAGCAGGGTAAGAACAAAAGTGCCGTTTCTGGAGAGCAGAAGAAGACTGTTAAGGAAGCAGGGCCAGGGCTGCGTCGGGTGTTGCCACCCTCAATTGCAGCGTCGACGTCGATGACTGAAACGGGAAATGGAAGAAGTGGGAACGGTCGGGGTGGGGAGAAAAGGAAAGCTTTTGATGTTTTTGCTGTGCTTAAAGCTTTCTCAGAGTTAGAGAGCACTGTTGAAGAAAATAACGATCACCATCTTACTCTGTTGGACGTGGCAAGAGCTCGTGGTGTTACCTTTCCTCGGCCAAGGTGGTGGCCGGAGGGGGATAACTTTGACCCACCACCACCACAATAG